In Saccopteryx leptura isolate mSacLep1 chromosome 9, mSacLep1_pri_phased_curated, whole genome shotgun sequence, the genomic window AAAAAGCCTGCTGTTACCAGAGTAAAATACAGGGAGGAGAGTTCAGGAGCCAGGGGTCAAGAGAAGGGTGTTTCAATCTTTTTCAGTCCAACGGGGGAGAGGGGGCGTCCCGGCTCCCCTTGTTTTTGAGTAAGTTTGACACAGTCCAGCCAGCCGGTGATCCAGGCCGCTCCAGGCTCTCATGAAGGACACCGACAAGTAATCATGGGTCGTACAAGGTCAATCATCTCACGCTATACATCATTGTGGTCTTTGGACCCTACGTCGCCAGGAGAGCTCTCAGATTCTCCCAATCCATCGACCTAGTTTCTCAAGACCTCTCACCTTCCATCAGGCGGGTTCCCTGGTCCgacccctcccacagtcaggCGGGCCTCCCCTTGAGCCATCGGGTGAGCTCTTCAGCCTGTCACCGTCCCTCAGGCGGAGTCTCCGGTAACCCCATGCTGTCGGGCGGGCTCCTCAGTCTGTCACCATCCTTAGGCGGGGTCCCAGGGGCCTCTGTGCAGCGGGGCTCCTCGGTCGCACCCCGCAGGCGCACGAAGGCGCCCGTGGCCACAGCGTGGCCGGAGCGTAGCAACTGGAGCTGACGCTTCCCGCGGCGGTACAGATATTCGATGCGCAGCACGTCGGAGCGCGGCAGGCCGGCGTGCTGCCGGAACTCGGCTCGCACT contains:
- the SDHAF1 gene encoding succinate dehydrogenase assembly factor 1, mitochondrial — protein: MSRHSRLQRQVLSLYRELLRAGRGKPGAEARVRAEFRQHAGLPRSDVLRIEYLYRRGKRQLQLLRSGHAVATGAFVRLRGATEEPRCTEAPGTPPKDGDRLRSPPDSMGLPETPPEGR